AGCGTCCCACAGGCGCTTGAAGAAACCGCCCTGCGGTGCGTCCTCGAGCGCGACCAGCGGCACGGTCTCCAGCGGCTTGCCGTTCATGCTGATGTCGAGCGTGCCGATCTTCTGCCCTTTCTTGAAGGGTGCGATCAGGGTCGAGGGGATGTCCATGTCGGCCTTGAGCTTGTCGTACTGGCCGGTCTTGACCGTCACCATCACGTCCTGGGTCACGCCGATCGGCAGCTGGTTGGCTTCGCCCTTCCACAGACGCGGCGAGGCCAGCGGCTTGCCCGCTGCGTACAGTTTGTGGGTCTTGTAGTAGCGGAACCCGTAGTTGAGCAGGGCCATGGCCGAATCGGCGCGCGCGTGCTCGCTGCTGGCGCCCATCACCACCGCGATCATGCGTTCGTCGCCGCGCTTGGCCGAGGCGTCCATGCAGTAGCCGGCAGCCGCGGTGTAGCCCGTCTTCACGCCGTCCACGCTGGGGTCGCGCCACAGCAGGATGTTGCGGTTGGGCTGGGTGATGCCGTTGAGGGTGACTTTCTTGATCTTGGAGACCGCATAGTCGGTCGGGTAGTTGTGGATCAGCGCCCGGGTCAGGATGGCGATGTCGCGTGCCGACGAGTAGTGATCCGCGATCGGGTAGCCGTTGACGTCGGAGTAATGCGTGTCGGTCATGCCAAGCTGCTTGGCATAGGTGTTCATCAGCCCCACGAAGGCCTGCTGGGAACCCGCGGTGTGCTGCGCCAGCGCGATCGCGGCGTCATTGCCGGACTGCACGATCATGCCCTTGAGCAGATCCTCCACCGAGACCTGGCTGCCTTCCTTGAGGAAGCTGGTGGAACCGTCGGTGGCCGCGCCGCCCTCTTCCCAGGCCTGCTTGCTGATGGTCACCATGTCGGTGGCGTGGATGTAGCCGGCGGCGATCTCGGACGAAACCACGTAGTCGGTCATCACCTTGGTCAGCGAAGCCGGCGCGCGGTGCTCGTCCGGATTCTTCGAGGCGATGATCTGGCCGGTCGTGTAGTCCATCAGCACCCAGCTCTGGCCGTCCACGTCCGGCGGCGGCGGCACCGGCATCTGCGGCACCGTCGGATGCGGCACCGGCATCGGCTTCGGCATGGGCTGCGGCGGCGTCTGCTGGGCGGCGGCGGCACTGACGGTCAGCGCGACCGCGGCGAATGCGACAAGTGGGCGGCGGAACAGGTTCTTCACGATGATCTATCCGGTCTTTAGAGATGAATCGTCGGCTCGCGCCGCGATCAGTTAATGCATCAGTCTACCGCGACCTCGGGATGCGGCAGCCCCATCCGCTCGACCCGGCTTGCGACCCGGTCGGCCGTGTCCACGTCGGGCAATGGCCCCAGCCGGACGCGCTGTACACGCCGGCCACCGACCACGGCCTGGACCACATGTACCGGCGCCAGACCGGCTCGGCGCAGCCGGCTGGCCACGCGTTCGGCGTTGGCCGGATCGGCGAAAGCACCCACCTGCAGATAAAGGCCCGGAGGCGCGGACCCGCGTGAGACCACGGGCGGCGGCGGCAGTTCCCGGGTATTGCCGGACGTGTCGATACCCTGCACCTCCACCAGACCGGTACCCCGCGGCCAGATGCCGATACGCACCGCGGCGGCATAGGAAAGGTCGATGATGCGGTTCTCGTGGAACGGCCCGCGGTCGTTGACCCTTACGATCACGCTCTTGCCGTTGGCCAGGTTGGTCACGCGCGCATAGCTGGGCAGCGGCAACACCTTGCTGGCGGCGGAGAACTTGTACATGTCGTAATCCTCCAGATCGGAGGTCTTGTACCCGTTGAACT
This window of the Dyella sp. A6 genome carries:
- a CDS encoding D-alanyl-D-alanine carboxypeptidase family protein; amino-acid sequence: MKNLFRRPLVAFAAVALTVSAAAAQQTPPQPMPKPMPVPHPTVPQMPVPPPPDVDGQSWVLMDYTTGQIIASKNPDEHRAPASLTKVMTDYVVSSEIAAGYIHATDMVTISKQAWEEGGAATDGSTSFLKEGSQVSVEDLLKGMIVQSGNDAAIALAQHTAGSQQAFVGLMNTYAKQLGMTDTHYSDVNGYPIADHYSSARDIAILTRALIHNYPTDYAVSKIKKVTLNGITQPNRNILLWRDPSVDGVKTGYTAAAGYCMDASAKRGDERMIAVVMGASSEHARADSAMALLNYGFRYYKTHKLYAAGKPLASPRLWKGEANQLPIGVTQDVMVTVKTGQYDKLKADMDIPSTLIAPFKKGQKIGTLDISMNGKPLETVPLVALEDAPQGGFFKRLWDAILLWFHHDSDKSGAKPAGGK
- a CDS encoding septal ring lytic transglycosylase RlpA family protein; the encoded protein is MRQAIARLAVLAGLALLAGCAGQKATRPVAEPASVPASQQHGWLHRHLFHDDTSLPQDERYSERSDSTPGGPPPAFIATLPEPVPKAEPRSPYGNKSTYSVRGRTYHVLRTAAGYDQRGIASYYGSKFNGYKTSDLEDYDMYKFSAASKVLPLPSYARVTNLANGKSVIVRVNDRGPFHENRIIDLSYAAAVRIGIWPRGTGLVEVQGIDTSGNTRELPPPPVVSRGSAPPGLYLQVGAFADPANAERVASRLRRAGLAPVHVVQAVVGGRRVQRVRLGPLPDVDTADRVASRVERMGLPHPEVAVD